Proteins from a single region of Akkermansiaceae bacterium:
- a CDS encoding L,D-transpeptidase family protein yields the protein MLRLTLLAVISGFTALATAQPVPEPNPVLKALPAEGDPNAPSKAAPATAALDGPLPSAEGKPTGDDAVRLQIFLDQNHFGPGIVDGKPGRFTELAVLAWNEVNGHPSDDWHAVMEAARKAVPNPFATAVVPDSVKDWVDPTLPTSRSEQAKRKRMSYRSIAEFMSERYHCDVPYLVALNPGKKIYSLKARDSIVVPNVTPFHAEALVETKFEADPNLSARHVVVDTKINQVRIFEATPVALIVADPDNPNAAPVPKRGNKGLVASFPITPGQPKFIRFGTWELKNMVVLPWWRYDESLLKTGKRSSNALMIPAGPNSPVGVIWCGTSRSGIGMHGTSDPETIGRARSAGCIRLANWDAIRLPNIIRPGSTVEIR from the coding sequence ATGTTGAGACTCACCCTGCTCGCCGTCATCTCCGGCTTCACCGCACTCGCCACCGCCCAACCGGTGCCGGAGCCGAATCCGGTGCTAAAGGCGCTGCCCGCCGAGGGCGACCCTAACGCGCCATCCAAGGCCGCTCCGGCCACCGCTGCACTGGATGGCCCGCTGCCCTCCGCCGAAGGGAAACCGACCGGCGACGATGCGGTGCGGCTCCAGATTTTCCTTGATCAGAACCATTTCGGCCCGGGCATCGTCGATGGCAAGCCGGGCCGCTTCACGGAGCTGGCGGTGCTCGCGTGGAATGAAGTCAACGGCCACCCGTCGGACGACTGGCACGCGGTGATGGAGGCCGCCCGCAAGGCTGTCCCCAATCCCTTCGCCACGGCCGTGGTGCCGGACTCCGTAAAGGACTGGGTGGATCCCACGCTGCCCACCTCCCGCAGCGAACAAGCGAAGCGGAAGCGCATGTCCTACCGCAGCATCGCTGAGTTCATGTCAGAGCGCTACCACTGTGATGTCCCCTACCTCGTCGCGCTCAATCCCGGAAAAAAAATCTATTCCCTCAAGGCCCGCGACAGCATCGTGGTGCCGAACGTGACTCCCTTCCATGCGGAGGCCCTCGTCGAAACGAAATTCGAGGCGGACCCCAACCTGAGCGCGCGCCACGTGGTGGTGGATACCAAGATCAACCAGGTGCGGATCTTCGAGGCAACCCCGGTCGCCCTGATCGTCGCGGATCCCGACAATCCGAACGCCGCACCCGTCCCCAAACGTGGCAACAAGGGCTTGGTCGCCTCCTTCCCGATCACCCCGGGACAGCCGAAGTTCATCCGCTTCGGCACATGGGAACTGAAAAACATGGTGGTCCTCCCGTGGTGGCGGTACGACGAATCCCTGCTCAAAACCGGGAAGCGCAGCTCCAACGCGCTCATGATCCCCGCCGGCCCCAACAGCCCGGTGGGCGTCATCTGGTGCGGCACCAGCCGCTCCGGCATTGGCATGCACGGGACGTCCGACCCGGAGACCATCGGCCGCGCACGCAGCGCGGGCTGCATCCGTCTGGCGAACTGGGACGCCATCCGCCTGCCGAACATCATCCGCCCCGGCAGCACGGTGGAGATCCGCTGA
- a CDS encoding S8 family serine peptidase has product MMMRLPNLLLGSALAFLPMLVVAGEAEDSLLDAAAKGDAPRIVLALSEAGPDIRDAQGRTPLMLAAQSGDFESVRRLLWGKADARLKDNQGKIARDYLDIKGEAFAPLALILRCHAFCQEYGRPGGKAKHPNLTLVNDLWVDPSHPKLKPLYAVNEAELNGKPGVDDDKNGFIDDVYGWNLRHDEPLRAPQLSIDSSEDTRNYLGGLLRDFDAASSGGDQKTGAILRGSYKNPLIRQIGFDTFANVNIDLNDFAYAAMLHSASHGTHVAGIVANYSDRKARIIGAAIGSSAPTTNRVFDDFGAIVKLAEKTPSYAEFVSLVLDSYRGQAIAQGRRSSDYLRACGAGVVNMSWGWPRTIHENIANALAAAYKEHGQNPDTIDKPANAQDALLIANLPLELTIAHAAAFALAFHENPDVLIVMAAGNSKENNDELLPSPQYLSRFFPHVMTVASVNEKGTPSPFTNHGVRSVQIAALGERVVSTMLAGLECPMDGTSMASPVVAGTAAGIRADFPNLSATDVRRLLEASVTKSEALSTLVSTSGILNPAAARQMASSWSQDNLAMLVEETRRAKVEGRDGPQLNVPFLASEKSGKSPEKGAPRRITSVAGFGKNWRAVMSRGTPYNNQRQLGVGPWPTEEVDKGWKEGLRITSVAGEQGAWNVVMSSGVPGIQSVFGFNLDQAKISTAMEEGYRITGVAGWKNDWVVVMSTETNLGQQRYTLPSPLNDSRKQWIKERWDEGYRITSVGGDDDPQHPDDGWFFVLTKNSGIQEQAYSEPGPWPAEWIAENTEKGFAITSIAGAANHMIVVMSKGSQLTGQDSSPEGSYPVQWIQERW; this is encoded by the coding sequence ATGATGATGAGATTGCCGAATTTGTTGCTGGGTTCCGCGTTGGCCTTCCTGCCCATGCTGGTGGTGGCCGGAGAGGCTGAAGATTCACTGTTGGACGCTGCGGCGAAAGGGGACGCCCCGCGCATCGTCCTCGCGCTGTCGGAGGCAGGGCCGGACATCCGGGACGCGCAAGGACGCACCCCGCTGATGCTGGCCGCCCAGTCGGGTGATTTCGAGTCCGTCCGGCGGCTCCTCTGGGGCAAGGCGGACGCACGGCTGAAGGACAACCAGGGCAAGATCGCCCGCGACTATCTGGACATCAAGGGGGAGGCCTTCGCGCCGCTGGCGCTCATCCTCCGCTGTCATGCCTTCTGCCAGGAATACGGCCGCCCCGGTGGGAAGGCGAAGCACCCGAACCTCACGCTGGTGAACGACTTGTGGGTCGATCCCTCCCACCCGAAGCTCAAACCGCTCTACGCCGTCAACGAGGCGGAACTGAACGGGAAACCCGGCGTGGATGACGACAAGAACGGCTTCATCGACGATGTCTATGGCTGGAATCTCCGCCATGATGAGCCGCTGCGCGCGCCCCAGCTTTCCATCGACTCCTCCGAAGACACGCGCAACTACCTGGGCGGCCTGCTGAGGGACTTCGACGCGGCTTCCTCCGGCGGTGACCAGAAAACCGGGGCCATCCTCCGCGGCAGTTACAAGAACCCGCTCATCCGCCAGATCGGCTTCGACACCTTCGCGAACGTCAACATCGACCTCAACGACTTCGCCTACGCGGCGATGCTCCACTCCGCTTCCCACGGCACCCACGTCGCGGGCATCGTTGCGAACTACAGCGACCGGAAGGCCCGCATCATCGGTGCGGCCATCGGTTCCTCCGCGCCGACCACCAACCGGGTGTTCGATGACTTCGGGGCCATCGTGAAGCTGGCGGAGAAAACGCCCAGCTACGCGGAGTTCGTCTCCCTGGTACTGGACAGTTACCGCGGCCAGGCCATCGCCCAGGGCCGCCGTTCATCCGACTACCTCCGCGCCTGTGGAGCCGGGGTGGTGAACATGAGCTGGGGCTGGCCGCGCACCATCCATGAGAACATCGCGAACGCCCTTGCCGCCGCGTACAAGGAACACGGCCAGAACCCGGACACCATCGACAAGCCGGCCAATGCCCAGGACGCGCTGTTGATCGCGAACCTGCCGCTGGAGCTGACCATCGCCCATGCCGCCGCTTTCGCCCTGGCGTTCCATGAAAACCCGGACGTGCTCATCGTCATGGCCGCCGGAAACTCGAAGGAGAACAATGACGAGTTGCTGCCATCCCCGCAGTATCTCTCCCGCTTCTTCCCCCACGTGATGACCGTGGCCTCGGTCAATGAAAAGGGAACCCCATCCCCGTTCACGAACCACGGTGTGCGCTCCGTCCAGATCGCCGCGCTCGGTGAGCGGGTGGTTTCCACCATGCTCGCCGGTCTGGAGTGCCCGATGGACGGCACCTCGATGGCGTCCCCCGTGGTGGCTGGAACCGCCGCCGGGATCCGCGCGGATTTCCCGAATCTCTCCGCCACGGATGTGCGCCGCCTGCTCGAGGCGTCCGTCACGAAGTCCGAGGCGCTCTCCACGCTTGTCTCCACTTCCGGCATCCTGAACCCGGCGGCCGCCCGCCAGATGGCGTCGTCCTGGAGCCAGGACAACCTCGCCATGCTGGTGGAGGAAACCCGCCGCGCGAAGGTGGAGGGCCGGGACGGTCCGCAGCTCAATGTTCCTTTCCTTGCCAGTGAAAAATCCGGCAAATCTCCGGAAAAGGGCGCACCGCGCCGGATCACCTCCGTGGCGGGCTTTGGCAAGAACTGGAGGGCGGTCATGTCCCGCGGCACTCCGTACAACAACCAACGCCAGCTCGGTGTAGGGCCGTGGCCCACCGAGGAGGTGGACAAGGGCTGGAAGGAAGGCCTGCGCATCACCTCCGTCGCGGGTGAGCAGGGGGCGTGGAACGTCGTGATGAGCAGCGGGGTTCCCGGCATCCAGTCCGTCTTCGGCTTCAACCTCGACCAGGCGAAGATCTCCACGGCCATGGAGGAAGGCTACCGCATCACCGGCGTCGCCGGCTGGAAGAACGACTGGGTCGTCGTGATGAGCACGGAGACGAACCTCGGCCAGCAACGCTACACGCTGCCATCCCCGCTCAACGACAGCCGCAAGCAGTGGATCAAGGAACGCTGGGATGAGGGCTACCGCATCACCTCCGTGGGCGGGGATGATGATCCCCAGCACCCGGACGACGGCTGGTTCTTCGTCCTCACGAAGAACTCGGGAATCCAGGAGCAGGCGTACTCGGAGCCCGGCCCGTGGCCTGCCGAGTGGATCGCGGAGAACACGGAGAAGGGCTTCGCCATCACCTCCATCGCGGGTGCCGCCAACCACATGATCGTGGTCATGTCGAAGGGATCGCAGCTGACCGGCCAGGACAGTTCGCCCGAGGGAAGCTATCCCGTGCAGTGGATCCAGGAACGCTGGTGA
- a CDS encoding peptidylprolyl isomerase codes for MTHKARLTLCAAFLAYLAGDFFLFNGPLNRAVGQAFSPDTPQALEKARKEGVVARAGNRPISRSQLDRAVFERLALEGKTLDGLSPEEQTAAKKAALEELIESELLLAEMNAAGKPAEVPAAEIDERLGRLTARFGGDKGALDATMKAQGIASEKDLRDRIASQIRIEKYVAAKVTPAPPTEEEAKKWFTAHEKDLALPERVEARHIFIPTVQTEPEEAKKKLEEALAQLNAKQKNFPNLAKEFSQDPSTKDEGGYLGWMSRARLSPDLAEPLFSLPVGQPTLVRSRLGWHLVEIMTRKGAEPRSFDDAKAEILSALETVKRHDAVKAHREKLRASATVPIRILEPEENSSPATAEAVK; via the coding sequence ATGACCCACAAAGCCCGCCTCACCCTCTGCGCCGCATTCCTCGCCTATCTGGCGGGGGATTTCTTCCTCTTCAACGGCCCGTTGAACCGGGCGGTTGGCCAAGCCTTCAGCCCTGACACCCCGCAGGCGCTCGAGAAAGCCCGTAAGGAAGGCGTGGTCGCCCGGGCGGGGAACCGACCAATCTCCCGCAGCCAGCTCGACCGGGCGGTGTTCGAGCGACTGGCCCTCGAAGGGAAAACCCTCGACGGCCTTTCGCCTGAGGAACAGACCGCGGCAAAGAAGGCCGCCCTGGAAGAGTTGATCGAATCCGAACTCCTGCTGGCGGAAATGAACGCCGCCGGAAAGCCCGCGGAAGTACCTGCCGCGGAAATCGACGAGCGGCTGGGCCGGCTGACCGCCCGCTTCGGCGGGGACAAGGGAGCGCTCGATGCGACGATGAAGGCCCAAGGAATTGCTTCCGAAAAAGATCTCCGGGATCGCATCGCATCCCAGATACGGATCGAGAAATACGTGGCCGCAAAGGTCACCCCCGCTCCGCCGACCGAGGAGGAGGCGAAGAAATGGTTCACGGCCCATGAGAAGGATCTGGCCCTGCCGGAGCGGGTGGAGGCCCGCCACATTTTCATCCCCACCGTCCAGACCGAGCCGGAGGAAGCGAAGAAGAAGCTCGAAGAGGCGCTCGCGCAACTGAATGCGAAGCAGAAGAACTTCCCCAACCTGGCGAAGGAATTCAGCCAGGACCCGTCCACCAAGGACGAGGGCGGCTATCTGGGCTGGATGAGCCGTGCGCGGCTCTCCCCGGATCTGGCGGAACCCCTGTTCTCACTGCCCGTGGGGCAGCCCACCCTCGTGCGTTCCCGGCTGGGATGGCACCTGGTGGAAATCATGACCCGGAAGGGAGCCGAGCCGCGGTCCTTTGATGATGCGAAGGCCGAGATCCTTTCCGCCCTGGAAACGGTGAAACGCCACGACGCGGTGAAGGCCCACCGGGAGAAACTGCGGGCTTCCGCCACCGTCCCGATCCGGATCCTGGAGCCAGAGGAAAACTCCAGCCCGGCGACGGCAGAGGCCGTGAAATAG
- a CDS encoding murein L,D-transpeptidase, whose product MKTPWLLPVLLIPCFAQCEDKPRPRPDFVPAEVRLSAHPRAAAAAARVRPVLERDLWEKDMRLGEPVFLRAFKEERVLEVFVKRKGAEKYELFRSYHVAGTSGSPGPKLAEGDGQVPEGFYYTGLRSLNPDSMYHLSFNIGYPNAYDRFHQRTGSHIMIHGSNISIGCLAMTDEKIEEIYTMVDAALRNGQPFFRVHVFPFRMTEERMVRAAEDPNKPFWDNLREGHDLFERTGLPPETGVEEGRYSFKAGPSAR is encoded by the coding sequence TTGAAAACGCCGTGGCTTCTCCCCGTCCTTCTCATCCCCTGCTTCGCGCAGTGCGAGGACAAGCCGCGGCCACGCCCTGACTTCGTGCCTGCGGAGGTCCGCCTTTCCGCACACCCCCGCGCCGCCGCGGCGGCCGCCCGGGTGCGGCCCGTGCTTGAAAGGGACCTGTGGGAGAAGGACATGCGCCTCGGAGAGCCGGTGTTCCTCCGGGCCTTCAAGGAGGAACGAGTGCTCGAGGTGTTCGTGAAACGGAAAGGGGCGGAGAAATATGAGCTTTTCCGCAGTTACCACGTCGCCGGCACGTCAGGCTCGCCGGGGCCGAAGCTGGCGGAGGGCGATGGCCAGGTGCCGGAAGGTTTTTATTACACCGGTCTGAGGTCGCTGAACCCGGACAGCATGTACCACCTTTCGTTCAACATCGGCTACCCCAACGCCTACGACAGGTTCCACCAGCGGACGGGAAGCCATATCATGATCCATGGCAGCAACATCTCCATCGGCTGCCTGGCGATGACGGACGAAAAGATCGAGGAGATCTACACCATGGTGGATGCCGCGCTCCGCAACGGGCAGCCGTTTTTCCGCGTCCATGTCTTTCCGTTCCGCATGACGGAGGAACGCATGGTGCGGGCGGCGGAAGATCCCAACAAGCCGTTCTGGGACAACCTGAGGGAGGGCCATGACCTCTTTGAAAGGACCGGCCTCCCGCCCGAGACGGGCGTGGAGGAGGGGCGGTATTCTTTCAAAGCGGGGCCGTCCGCCCGGTGA
- a CDS encoding TonB-dependent receptor, with product MSKVPKWAGRGMVPLAAGLFFPGGLPAAEEQGGKPQELATLEVTGTRGDASAVPAPISPSTAQVVPEGIMKDLDLKDLSDVSRLAPNVSVSQSEVSRAPSFGIRGTQELTFHELDGGRTSAAYYIDDVPFQDAYGREFGMFAASGITIHKGPHGTLFGAPGPAGVFDVTTRRPEAGLEGEASYTYGSHAFHRGTLHTSGQVRPGLLFGVDFLYSESEGWFRDRLTGDPYGKSESAALLAKLIWQATDQLEFTLTAGLQRHDDDPPVFMPFGSSVPRDVSADPDASATGWGAFQALRAVWREDDWQIKSITSHRDSHSEDEDAALLFEIFNPGTLFRDRDQNVSAWTQEIRAESTDPSARLRWRAGLFFSNRNSYLEHFIRGLGPWEGLNELQYDHQEWAAYGEITRSIGDHLELSGGLRLQLSRDHTRSSFDPSAAAAGLGAVAFTTDGREDYTAALPMAAVAWKWTETQRSYLRFSTAMQPGGLAIAAGSSNEYDAQHSVHYELGHDSSFRDGTVELHAAAYYTDYRDYQAFQFHPAGQTIFNAEDAHAWGLEAELRIRPAAGLELFAGAGYTHARYDDYDSFIGDFSGKRVAKIPVCTVNAGASYRAAWGGMAAINWRLVGRTSFDDANNVTQGSYSLLDARLGFEKGNFGIYVFGRNLTDEEYFTHSYVFFGQPAASPGAPRMIGTEIRATF from the coding sequence ATGAGCAAAGTACCGAAGTGGGCGGGACGGGGGATGGTTCCATTGGCGGCGGGGCTTTTTTTTCCAGGGGGGCTGCCGGCGGCGGAGGAGCAGGGAGGCAAGCCGCAGGAACTCGCCACACTGGAGGTCACAGGCACGCGCGGGGATGCATCCGCGGTTCCCGCGCCCATTTCCCCGTCAACGGCCCAGGTGGTTCCGGAGGGGATCATGAAAGACCTGGACCTGAAGGATCTGTCCGATGTCTCCCGGCTGGCTCCGAATGTGTCGGTAAGCCAGTCGGAAGTGAGCCGCGCCCCCAGCTTCGGCATCCGCGGCACCCAGGAACTCACCTTCCATGAGCTGGACGGAGGCCGGACCAGCGCCGCATACTACATTGATGACGTTCCTTTCCAGGACGCCTACGGACGGGAGTTCGGTATGTTCGCGGCGTCTGGCATCACGATCCACAAGGGGCCGCACGGCACACTTTTCGGAGCACCGGGACCTGCCGGTGTTTTCGATGTGACCACCCGCCGCCCGGAGGCCGGGCTGGAGGGGGAGGCCTCCTACACCTATGGCAGCCACGCCTTCCACCGCGGCACCCTGCACACCAGCGGGCAGGTGCGTCCGGGCCTGCTTTTCGGGGTCGATTTCCTCTACTCCGAGAGCGAGGGATGGTTCAGGGACCGCCTGACCGGAGACCCCTACGGAAAGTCCGAAAGCGCGGCGCTGCTGGCGAAGCTCATCTGGCAGGCCACCGACCAGCTCGAGTTCACCCTCACCGCCGGGCTGCAACGCCATGATGACGATCCTCCGGTGTTCATGCCATTCGGCAGCTCCGTTCCCCGCGACGTGAGCGCGGATCCGGATGCCTCCGCCACCGGCTGGGGGGCATTCCAGGCACTGCGGGCCGTGTGGAGGGAAGACGACTGGCAGATCAAATCCATCACCTCCCACCGGGATTCGCATTCCGAAGATGAGGATGCCGCCCTGTTGTTCGAAATTTTCAATCCGGGCACCCTGTTCCGGGACCGGGATCAGAATGTATCCGCGTGGACGCAGGAAATCCGTGCCGAATCGACGGACCCCTCCGCGCGCTTGCGCTGGCGGGCCGGCCTGTTTTTCTCCAACCGGAACTCCTACCTGGAGCATTTCATCCGCGGTCTCGGTCCGTGGGAGGGGCTCAATGAATTGCAATACGACCACCAGGAATGGGCCGCCTATGGTGAGATCACCCGTTCCATCGGGGACCATCTGGAACTGAGCGGCGGACTGCGGCTCCAGCTTTCACGCGACCATACCCGGTCTTCGTTCGATCCGTCGGCGGCCGCTGCGGGCCTCGGTGCCGTCGCCTTCACCACGGATGGCCGCGAGGACTACACCGCCGCCCTGCCGATGGCCGCGGTGGCGTGGAAATGGACGGAGACGCAGCGTTCCTACCTCCGTTTCAGCACCGCCATGCAGCCCGGTGGCCTCGCCATCGCGGCGGGTTCGTCCAACGAATATGATGCCCAGCACTCCGTCCACTATGAGCTGGGGCATGACAGTTCTTTCCGGGATGGAACGGTGGAGCTCCATGCCGCCGCCTACTACACGGACTACCGGGACTACCAGGCCTTCCAGTTCCACCCGGCCGGGCAGACGATCTTCAATGCGGAGGATGCCCATGCCTGGGGCCTGGAAGCGGAACTGCGGATCCGTCCCGCCGCCGGGCTCGAACTCTTCGCCGGAGCCGGATACACACACGCCCGCTATGATGACTATGATTCCTTCATCGGGGATTTTTCCGGCAAGCGCGTCGCCAAGATCCCGGTCTGCACCGTGAACGCCGGTGCCAGCTACCGGGCGGCATGGGGAGGCATGGCGGCCATCAACTGGCGTCTGGTCGGGAGGACTTCATTTGATGATGCCAATAATGTGACGCAGGGTTCCTATTCGCTGCTCGATGCGCGCCTCGGGTTCGAGAAAGGGAACTTCGGCATCTACGTTTTCGGCAGGAATCTGACGGATGAAGAATACTTCACCCACAGTTATGTCTTCTTCGGCCAGCCCGCCGCCAGCCCGGGTGCTCCGCGGATGATCGGCACGGAAATCCGGGCAACCTTCTGA
- a CDS encoding autotransporter-associated beta strand repeat-containing protein yields the protein MKPKSLFLLSRRTAILGYATAGIFLNAGASAQTWSPTAGGDYNTATNWVGGVVPNAQGATAIINTNITAASTITFTGGNRTVGILQIGDTNNSNGFTFGTTAGSTLILDNGASTAEIQSLSGSTAQTIAAPLRLDSASVKISNLAAITTGTARTLTLSGAITAGNAGTKTLELFTDIASSGINLSGVVSNGPGVIALNKTGSGTLTLSGNNSSMGGGVTLNAGTLNINNANALGSGTFTINGGNIGNTSGTASLTINNAINWAGDFGYTGNQTLVLSGALAMTGDRSIALNGPGTAAVGTLTLNGAITDGADTFSLTTTSSGPGIGTVLRVAGTNTYGGTTTINGGLVRFINAASLPSNGANSLVIGDNGAVSVAGAFTTALAPILADERLSGASTGALALQVDSDVNFDASAKFQTLSLGADVGSSPVTYTGTITPGSSGYFIGGGGGTITFGNDNAFSGGNTVTVGNGGGGKVILNSANDYSGATTVKGGTTLIVQHSGALGSDAAGITVERGGGVELRGGITIAGESLSFLGTGSTATVNSVIAGLSSTSGDNEWTGAVSINTTSDNARINVNSGGSIKVSGNITTTGANAVVLTGGGNGTVSGNITGTSALIQNGGSTWVLSGTNTYAGSTRIDNGTVSVASISQQLGSTTTSSISLGEGGGTGRLLYTGASNETTSRGIVLRSDTTGGGIIEQSGSGHLRINGGVTGNSTTGAKTLTLQGSTSGTGELAGTIADTAGTGVTHIAKAGTGTWTISGAAKTYEGSTTVTGGVLNVTTGLTNSSSISATGGTFVIGADNVVKNDASVTLGAEGVLRIAGFTDSMGVLSVSGAGILDLLGDNNNLTFTSGTISLGGALNILNWNGNTAGGGSEKLVFTGGLSGSLSDVTFTNPDGLAAGLYSAKFVGTELVPDALIPEPSASLLLLSGMAGLLVRRRR from the coding sequence ATGAAACCCAAATCCCTTTTCCTCCTGTCCCGCAGGACGGCCATCCTCGGCTATGCCACGGCCGGAATTTTCCTGAACGCGGGTGCTTCCGCGCAGACCTGGAGCCCCACCGCAGGAGGCGACTACAACACGGCCACAAACTGGGTGGGTGGTGTCGTGCCGAACGCACAGGGCGCGACGGCCATCATCAACACCAACATCACCGCCGCCAGCACCATCACCTTTACCGGCGGCAACCGCACGGTGGGTATCCTGCAGATCGGCGATACGAACAATTCCAACGGCTTCACCTTCGGCACCACCGCGGGGTCCACCCTGATCCTGGACAATGGCGCATCGACCGCTGAGATCCAGTCGCTGTCGGGCAGCACCGCCCAGACGATCGCGGCTCCGTTGAGGCTGGACAGCGCTTCGGTGAAGATCAGCAACCTCGCCGCAATAACGACCGGGACCGCCCGGACCCTGACCCTTTCCGGCGCGATTACGGCAGGCAACGCCGGGACCAAAACCCTGGAACTCTTCACCGACATCGCCTCATCGGGCATCAACCTCAGCGGAGTGGTCAGCAACGGCCCGGGCGTCATCGCCCTCAACAAGACCGGCAGCGGCACGCTCACCCTGTCCGGTAATAATTCCTCCATGGGCGGAGGAGTCACCCTGAACGCCGGCACCCTGAACATCAACAATGCCAACGCCCTCGGCAGTGGCACGTTCACCATCAACGGGGGGAACATCGGCAATACCTCGGGGACCGCATCACTCACGATCAACAACGCCATCAACTGGGCGGGTGACTTCGGCTACACGGGGAACCAGACCCTCGTCCTGTCCGGAGCACTGGCGATGACCGGGGACCGTTCCATCGCCCTGAATGGTCCCGGCACCGCGGCCGTCGGCACGCTCACCCTCAATGGCGCCATCACTGACGGGGCGGACACCTTCTCGCTCACCACCACCAGCAGCGGCCCCGGCATCGGCACGGTCCTCCGCGTCGCGGGAACCAATACGTATGGCGGAACAACCACCATCAACGGCGGACTGGTCCGGTTCATCAATGCCGCGTCGCTGCCCTCCAATGGTGCGAACAGCCTTGTCATCGGCGACAACGGCGCGGTTTCCGTCGCCGGGGCGTTCACCACCGCCCTTGCCCCCATCCTGGCGGACGAACGGCTTTCCGGCGCATCCACCGGCGCCCTCGCCCTACAGGTGGACTCGGATGTGAATTTCGACGCGTCGGCAAAGTTCCAGACGCTTTCGCTGGGGGCGGACGTCGGCAGTTCACCCGTGACCTACACCGGCACCATCACTCCGGGATCATCCGGCTACTTCATCGGCGGCGGTGGCGGGACCATCACCTTTGGAAATGACAACGCCTTTTCCGGCGGCAACACCGTCACCGTCGGGAACGGGGGCGGCGGCAAGGTCATCCTCAATTCCGCGAACGACTACTCCGGTGCCACCACCGTCAAGGGCGGGACCACCCTCATTGTCCAGCATTCCGGCGCCCTCGGTTCCGACGCGGCGGGCATAACGGTCGAACGCGGCGGCGGCGTGGAACTCCGTGGAGGCATCACCATCGCCGGCGAATCCCTGTCCTTCCTGGGCACGGGGTCAACGGCCACGGTCAACAGCGTCATCGCAGGACTTTCCAGCACCTCGGGAGACAACGAATGGACCGGTGCCGTCAGCATCAACACGACTTCCGACAACGCACGGATCAACGTCAACTCGGGCGGTTCCATCAAAGTCAGCGGCAACATCACGACCACCGGTGCCAACGCCGTCGTTCTGACGGGCGGTGGCAACGGAACGGTGAGCGGCAACATCACCGGCACTTCCGCCCTCATCCAGAACGGAGGCAGCACGTGGGTGCTCTCCGGCACCAATACCTACGCGGGCTCCACCCGCATCGACAACGGGACCGTCTCCGTTGCCTCCATTTCCCAACAGCTTGGGAGCACCACCACCAGCTCGATCAGCCTGGGCGAGGGCGGGGGCACCGGCCGCCTCCTCTACACCGGAGCATCAAATGAGACGACCTCCCGCGGCATCGTCCTGCGCTCGGATACGACCGGGGGCGGGATCATCGAGCAGTCCGGCTCCGGCCATCTCAGGATCAACGGTGGCGTCACCGGCAACTCCACAACCGGTGCGAAAACCCTCACGCTCCAGGGCAGCACCTCCGGCACGGGGGAGCTGGCCGGAACCATCGCGGATACAGCAGGCACAGGTGTGACCCACATCGCCAAGGCGGGAACCGGAACGTGGACGATCTCCGGCGCGGCGAAGACCTACGAAGGTTCCACCACGGTGACCGGCGGGGTGCTCAACGTCACCACCGGGCTGACCAACTCTTCTTCCATTTCCGCAACGGGTGGCACGTTTGTCATCGGAGCCGACAATGTCGTGAAGAATGACGCCTCCGTGACCCTGGGTGCGGAAGGCGTCCTCCGGATCGCCGGCTTCACCGACTCCATGGGCGTACTTTCGGTCAGCGGCGCAGGCATCCTGGATCTGCTCGGCGACAACAACAACCTGACCTTCACGAGCGGGACGATCTCGCTGGGCGGCGCCCTGAACATCCTCAACTGGAACGGCAACACCGCAGGCGGAGGCAGTGAGAAACTGGTCTTCACCGGCGGCCTCTCCGGCTCGCTTTCCGACGTAACCTTCACCAATCCGGATGGCCTGGCCGCAGGCCTCTACAGCGCGAAGTTCGTCGGCACGGAGCTGGTTCCCGATGCGCTCATTCCGGAACCATCCGCGTCGCTGCTGCTCCTGTCCGGCATGGCCGGGTTGCTGGTGCGCCGCCGTCGCTGA